The Thermodesulfobacteriota bacterium DNA window ACCTGCTTACCGGGATACAGGCCGATATTTTATATTTGCGGGAAGGGGATAATGAAAAAAAACCCAGGCATGTTAACCCGGATGATATGTCCATACAGATCCATTCCTGTCACAGTCCGATGCGTGAGGTAGAGGTCTTGCACGACCAACTTTTGGCAATGTTTGAAGAAGATCCCAAATTGGTGCCAAAAGACATTGTGGTGATGACCCCTGATATTGAAACATATGCGCCCTTTATACATGCGGTATTTGACACACCCGCGGATGAAAGCCTTCGTATTCCGTACAGCACTGCAGATACAAGCACAAAAAAACAAAGTCGGATTATAGACACATTTTCATTGATACTTGATCTGAAAGGAAGCCGGCTTGGGGTTTCAACGATCATGTCTTTAATGGAATCGCCGTCAATAAAGGACCAGTTTGGCCTGACTGACTCCGACATCGAAATGGTGGAAATTTGGATCAGAGAGACCAATATCCGGTGGGGATACGATGCGTTAAGCAAACAGAAACTCGGAATTCCCGGGGTTGAGGAGAATACGTGGAAAGCCGGTATCGAACGGCTTCTGTTGGGCTACGCCATGCCCGGACATGGCTGCAGAATGTTTTCCGGCATACTCCCTTACGACCATATAGAAGGAAGGAATGTGAACACCCTGGGAAAACTGATCGAATTTATCAACTGTATCCTTAAATGGAAAGAGGAGCTGAAAAGACGGAAAACCCTGAAAGACTGGGGTACGGCATTTACTGAGATGCTTGAACAGCTGTTCATGCGGGATGAGGACACGGAAAGAGAGATACAGTTTTTACGGAGAATTTTTAAAGGGCTGGGAGATAAGGAAAGGATATCCGGTTTTACCGATAAGGTTGAACTGGAAGTCATGCGATGTTACCTGGAACGAATATTCGAACAGGAAATTTCCAGTGCCGGATTCATTTCAACAGGGATTACCTTTTGTGCCATGCTTCCCATGAGAAGTATTCCCTTTAAGGTAATATGCCTGATCGGCATGAATAATGACACTTTTCCAAGGGAGCTCAGGCCATTGGGCTTTGACCTGATGGCACGGAAACCAAGGGTGGGAGATCGATCCAAAAGAAATGACGACAAATACTTATTTCTTGAAGCGCTTACGTCGGCGCGTAACCGGCTTTATATCAGCTATGTCGGGCAGAGCATACAGGATAATTCAAAGATAGAGCCATCGGTCATTATAAGTGAACTTATTGATTATATAGAAAAAAGTTTTGCCCTGCCGGATAACTTTATTGAGGATAATCTGATCACGCAGCATAAGCTGCAGGCTTTCAGCGCTGAATATTTCCGGGAGGGATCAAAACTGTCCAGCTACTCCAGGGAAAATTGCCTTGCCGCCAAACGTTTTGCCAACCGTACAGACACATTAAATTTATTTTCCCAGAGGCTGTCCACCCCCGCCGATGAATTCAGCCAGCTTGAAATAGAGACTCTATGCGCTTTTTTCACCCATCCGGCAAGATTCCTTCTTCAAAGGAGATTGGGAATATATCTGGATGAATCCATGGCTGGGGCGGATGAAAAAGAAAATTTCAACCTAAAAGGTTTGCAAAAATACAAGCTTGAGCAGGATTTGGTTAGAAACAGGCTTTCCGGTCTTGAACCGGATGACATGCTGCCTGTTCATCGAGCCAGTGGCACGCTTCCCCATGGGAATATAGGAAAAGTCAGTTACAGTGAAATGAGTATAGGCGCTGGAATATTTGCCGATAAAATTGAAAGTATCACCAAAGGCCAAAAATTGTCCGGTGTTGATGTTGATTGCGAAGTAGCCGGATTTAAGATCAGCGGTAAAATATCCGATATTTATGAGCAAGGTCTCATTATCTTTAGATATACCGCTGTAAAACCCAAAGATTATCTAAAAGCATGGATCTATCATTTACTGCTGTGCACGATTGGAGACAGTCAGTGTTCTCATAAAAGCACACTTTTGGGCAGCGATCTGGTGTATGAATTTGAGCCAATTCAACACCCTAAAGAGATTATGCGATATTTATTGCAGGTATACTGGAACGGGTTGTCTCAGCCGGTTCATTTTTTTCCGGCCGCGTCTTATGAATATGCCAGACAAATATGGAAAAAGGGAAAATCCAAATCATCTGCATTAAAATCGGCAGAAAAGAAATGGAATGCAGGCTATCGCCACCCGGGCGAGTCCAAAGATCCCTATGTGGATCTTTGT harbors:
- the recC gene encoding exodeoxyribonuclease V subunit gamma, with translation MPNGLKIYTGNRLEILAEKLAQLVREPLDSPFTPETIVVQSLGMERWISMALASHNGISANCYFPFPNKFLHDIFTTIVPDVPDDSPFESAVMTFKIMKILPACLNAPGFESIKSYLKDDINRLKLFQLAEKISHTFEQYVVFRPEMIFQWEEGREEKDPAHRWQAYLWRELVKGNRKNHRAYLRRLLLNKISRNEVSPEDLPRRVSLFGISYLPPFHLEVFTRIAQLVEVNLLVLNPCQEYWADIVSDSQIKKIKLKHSATGNVAHDLHLEKGNRLLASMGTLGRDFFRLISSLDYEPYELFQDQNHHNLLTGIQADILYLREGDNEKKPRHVNPDDMSIQIHSCHSPMREVEVLHDQLLAMFEEDPKLVPKDIVVMTPDIETYAPFIHAVFDTPADESLRIPYSTADTSTKKQSRIIDTFSLILDLKGSRLGVSTIMSLMESPSIKDQFGLTDSDIEMVEIWIRETNIRWGYDALSKQKLGIPGVEENTWKAGIERLLLGYAMPGHGCRMFSGILPYDHIEGRNVNTLGKLIEFINCILKWKEELKRRKTLKDWGTAFTEMLEQLFMRDEDTEREIQFLRRIFKGLGDKERISGFTDKVELEVMRCYLERIFEQEISSAGFISTGITFCAMLPMRSIPFKVICLIGMNNDTFPRELRPLGFDLMARKPRVGDRSKRNDDKYLFLEALTSARNRLYISYVGQSIQDNSKIEPSVIISELIDYIEKSFALPDNFIEDNLITQHKLQAFSAEYFREGSKLSSYSRENCLAAKRFANRTDTLNLFSQRLSTPADEFSQLEIETLCAFFTHPARFLLQRRLGIYLDESMAGADEKENFNLKGLQKYKLEQDLVRNRLSGLEPDDMLPVHRASGTLPHGNIGKVSYSEMSIGAGIFADKIESITKGQKLSGVDVDCEVAGFKISGKISDIYEQGLIIFRYTAVKPKDYLKAWIYHLLLCTIGDSQCSHKSTLLGSDLVYEFEPIQHPKEIMRYLLQVYWNGLSQPVHFFPAASYEYARQIWKKGKSKSSALKSAEKKWNAGYRHPGESKDPYVDLCFRDTDPLDDQFEKISTEVFGPIFEYGTKVG